A section of the Gloeobacter violaceus PCC 7421 genome encodes:
- the cdaA gene encoding diadenylate cyclase CdaA: MNGPLEQLSGELALRPLIISILDWAAVGLLLYLAFQLIRQTRTVWLIRGFLILSGAFFLSNLLGLTTLNFILDKILIGVAVAVPVIFQPELRRFLEQLGRGEIFTLLKPDRVPDFEKEALDELLDAVQDLSEERIGALIVIEQSPIDDRLLQDPGDTMDAVLSKSLLLTIFYPKTRLHDGAVLVRDWRIQSASVILPMSTQIPARQLGTRHRAAMGITEQTDALCIVVSEETGSISLAERGKLQRPLTVEQLAEALNRRYRRDQPPSVFTIPALSDWTRKLFPASSSQSGNSD, encoded by the coding sequence ATGAACGGCCCCCTGGAACAACTGTCAGGCGAACTGGCTCTGCGACCGCTCATCATTTCGATTCTCGATTGGGCTGCGGTGGGCCTGCTGCTCTACCTGGCCTTTCAGTTGATCCGCCAGACCCGCACGGTCTGGCTCATCCGGGGTTTTTTGATCCTCTCGGGCGCCTTTTTTCTGAGCAACTTGCTTGGATTGACCACCCTCAATTTCATCCTCGATAAGATCTTGATCGGGGTGGCGGTGGCAGTGCCTGTCATCTTCCAGCCGGAGTTGCGCCGTTTTCTTGAGCAGTTGGGCCGGGGCGAGATCTTCACATTGCTCAAGCCCGATCGGGTGCCGGACTTCGAGAAAGAAGCCCTCGACGAGTTGCTTGACGCCGTCCAAGATCTGTCTGAGGAGCGCATTGGTGCCCTCATAGTGATCGAGCAGAGTCCCATCGACGACCGGCTCTTGCAAGATCCGGGCGATACGATGGATGCGGTTCTTTCCAAGAGCTTGCTGTTGACCATCTTTTATCCAAAGACGCGGCTGCACGACGGCGCGGTGCTCGTTCGCGACTGGCGCATTCAATCGGCGAGCGTTATTTTGCCGATGTCCACCCAGATCCCGGCGCGGCAGTTGGGCACCCGCCACCGCGCAGCGATGGGCATCACCGAGCAAACCGACGCCCTGTGCATCGTCGTCTCCGAAGAGACCGGTTCGATCTCCCTCGCCGAGCGCGGCAAATTGCAGAGGCCGCTCACCGTCGAGCAGCTGGCCGAAGCGCTCAACCGCCGCTACCGGCGCGACCAGCCTCCCTCGGTGTTTACCATTCCGGCGCTGAGCGACTGGACGCGCAAGCTCTTCCCCGCCTCCTCCAGCCAATCGGGCAACAGCGACTAA
- a CDS encoding isoprenyl transferase encodes MTTPHTLLRSLPSDLDPNRLPRHVAAIMDGNGRWASKRNLPRVMGHQAGVSALKELLRCCKDWGIGALTVYAFSTENWKRPQYEVEFLMALFEKVLNHELSEMVDEGVRIRFVGALAHLPGALQSAIEGAMAATEANTAVEFTVATNYGGRQEIVNACRELAEQVRSGRLLPEQIDEKLFAQHLYTRELSDPDLLIRTSGEQRLSNYLLWQMAYTEIYVADVLWPDFDRAAFHAALQSYQGRQRRFGKV; translated from the coding sequence ATGACCACCCCGCATACGCTCCTGCGCAGCCTGCCCTCCGATCTTGATCCCAATCGCCTGCCGCGCCATGTCGCCGCCATCATGGACGGCAACGGCCGCTGGGCGTCAAAGCGCAACCTTCCCCGAGTGATGGGCCATCAGGCTGGGGTGAGTGCCCTCAAAGAGCTGTTGCGCTGTTGCAAAGACTGGGGCATCGGTGCTCTCACGGTCTATGCCTTCTCGACGGAGAACTGGAAGCGGCCGCAATACGAGGTCGAATTTTTGATGGCCCTTTTTGAGAAAGTGCTCAACCACGAGCTTTCGGAGATGGTGGATGAGGGGGTGCGCATTCGCTTCGTCGGGGCACTCGCCCATCTGCCCGGAGCTCTGCAGAGTGCCATCGAGGGAGCGATGGCGGCCACAGAGGCGAACACGGCGGTCGAGTTCACCGTCGCCACCAACTACGGTGGCCGGCAAGAGATCGTCAATGCCTGCCGCGAACTGGCCGAGCAGGTACGGTCAGGCCGTCTCCTGCCCGAGCAGATCGACGAGAAGCTTTTTGCCCAGCACCTCTACACCCGCGAGCTTAGCGATCCCGACTTACTGATCCGCACCAGCGGCGAGCAGCGCCTGAGCAACTATTTGCTCTGGCAGATGGCCTATACCGAAATTTATGTAGCCGACGTGTTATGGCCCGACTTTGACCGAGCGGCCTTCCACGCTGCGCTGCAATCCTACCAAGGTCGCCAGCGTCGCTTTGGTAAGGTGTGA
- a CDS encoding ADP-ribosylglycohydrolase family protein, with the protein MPTHRERLAGGLVGLLVGDALGVPYEFNPSTNLPPIGLINFEPPPGYTPTHAVPPGTWSDDGAQALCLLASLLDCGRLDAEDVGRRLLAWHDEGYLAVDGCVFDVGVQTGEALAALKAGTPALRAGAADERANGNGSLMRVLPLALWHRGGDAQLARDAALQSQITHGHARAQLCCALYCLWARRILEGAAQPWAAATATVRTLYAAEPMALRELDAEIRPEAPPRGRGGAYVVDCLHSVRWAVEAGQTYEQVVKLAVSLGNDTDTTACLAGGIAGLQQGIEAIPERWMRHLRGSELYKPLLERLLAQ; encoded by the coding sequence ATGCCGACACACCGAGAGCGGTTGGCGGGGGGTCTGGTGGGTCTGCTGGTGGGGGATGCCCTCGGGGTGCCCTACGAGTTCAACCCATCCACCAACCTGCCCCCCATCGGCCTGATCAACTTCGAGCCGCCCCCCGGCTACACCCCCACCCACGCGGTCCCGCCCGGTACCTGGTCTGACGACGGGGCGCAGGCGCTGTGTCTGCTCGCCTCGCTGCTCGACTGCGGACGGCTCGATGCCGAGGATGTTGGCCGTCGGCTGCTGGCCTGGCACGACGAAGGTTATCTGGCCGTCGATGGCTGCGTCTTCGATGTCGGCGTCCAGACGGGCGAGGCGCTCGCGGCCCTCAAGGCCGGCACTCCCGCTCTGCGGGCCGGGGCGGCGGATGAGCGAGCCAACGGCAATGGTTCACTGATGCGGGTGTTGCCCTTGGCGCTATGGCACCGCGGCGGGGACGCACAACTGGCCCGCGATGCGGCCTTGCAGTCGCAAATTACCCATGGCCACGCCCGTGCGCAGTTGTGCTGCGCGCTCTATTGCCTGTGGGCACGGCGCATCCTCGAGGGGGCAGCCCAGCCGTGGGCTGCCGCTACGGCAACGGTAAGGACACTCTATGCCGCCGAACCGATGGCCCTGCGCGAACTGGACGCGGAGATTCGTCCTGAAGCGCCGCCCAGGGGCCGGGGGGGAGCCTACGTCGTCGACTGTCTGCACTCGGTGCGCTGGGCAGTGGAGGCGGGGCAAACCTACGAGCAGGTGGTGAAGCTTGCCGTCTCGCTGGGCAACGACACCGACACCACCGCCTGTCTGGCAGGTGGGATCGCCGGACTCCAGCAAGGTATCGAGGCGATCCCTGAGCGCTGGATGCGGCACCTGCGCGGCAGTGAACTGTACAAGCCTTTGCTGGAGCGACTTCTAGCACAGTAA
- a CDS encoding EcsC family protein, with protein sequence MTQQQPAARTPNTPLGDSLRNLVQERLQSASRIVEGQIGPQVVTWVAAARSRLGDSLQAVRTSDWMQQIGRTIGANWILQLLDQVNVQKVRETVTTLQIEHPGESPPELAQRLIQRKAVFAGGVGVASGLLPPGINLPMVAADVVATVMLEIELIYEIACLYGLDLGDPDRKGEAVLVLALGSGVDRLAGAGTQALKQAVGQQMARIGTEQLARLVGKQMAERLLLKGVPLFVGALVGAGVNATALMLIGNTASKFYTLQISVEPVADTATPKSLPAA encoded by the coding sequence ATGACTCAGCAACAACCGGCGGCGAGGACACCGAATACTCCTCTGGGCGACAGCCTGCGCAACTTGGTGCAGGAACGCCTTCAGAGTGCAAGCCGCATAGTCGAAGGTCAGATCGGCCCACAGGTAGTGACCTGGGTGGCGGCTGCGCGTTCGCGGTTGGGCGATTCGCTGCAGGCGGTGCGTACCAGCGACTGGATGCAGCAGATTGGCCGCACGATCGGCGCCAACTGGATCTTGCAACTGCTCGATCAGGTCAACGTCCAGAAAGTGCGCGAGACAGTAACGACACTCCAGATCGAACACCCCGGCGAGTCGCCGCCCGAACTGGCCCAGCGGCTTATCCAACGCAAGGCGGTGTTCGCGGGTGGAGTGGGTGTGGCAAGCGGCCTGCTGCCCCCGGGTATCAACCTGCCGATGGTGGCGGCGGACGTGGTGGCTACGGTGATGCTCGAAATCGAACTGATCTACGAGATTGCCTGCCTCTATGGACTGGATCTGGGTGATCCCGACCGCAAAGGCGAAGCGGTCCTGGTACTGGCCCTGGGTTCCGGCGTCGATCGCCTGGCCGGGGCAGGCACCCAGGCGCTCAAGCAGGCGGTGGGTCAGCAGATGGCCAGGATAGGCACCGAGCAACTGGCCCGCCTTGTGGGTAAGCAGATGGCGGAGCGACTCCTGCTTAAAGGCGTGCCGTTGTTCGTAGGGGCGCTGGTGGGCGCGGGGGTCAATGCAACGGCCCTGATGCTCATCGGCAACACGGCGAGTAAGTTCTACACCTTGCAAATTTCGGTTGAGCCGGTTGCCGATACTGCGACGCCAAAGAGTCTTCCTGCCGCTTGA
- the lysA gene encoding diaminopimelate decarboxylase → MPADIPSPNQMIAPLETRTDARGHLMIGGCDVVDLAQRFGTPLYILDEATLRAACTQYVEAFKRHYAGDFRVLYASKAWSNLAICAIVHRCGLGIDAVSAGEVHTALRAGVPGELVYLHGNNKSEAEILLAAEVGATVVADNWLDLEILSAISAECPVRVMVRVAPGIDIHTHEYIRTGHLDSKFGFDPSELAAVLAYLARIPSLRAVGLHAHIGSQSFELAPHGDAAQLLLEWYPKALALGLSDFNELNVGGGLGIRYTDDDDPPAIDEWVGTICQAVTRTCNTYNLPLPKLLCEPGRSLVGPACATAYTVGSTKTIPSIRKYFSVDGGMSDNPRPITYKALYTAVVANKMHDGRREKVTVAGKHCESGDVLLRDVELPPLERGDCLVVFSTGAYNCSMASNYNRIPRPAAVLVSDGEATLIVKRESPDDLLRCDCLPERLQT, encoded by the coding sequence ATGCCCGCCGACATCCCTTCGCCGAACCAGATGATCGCACCGCTTGAGACCCGCACCGACGCTCGAGGGCACCTCATGATCGGCGGCTGCGATGTGGTCGATCTGGCGCAGCGCTTCGGCACACCCCTGTATATTCTCGACGAGGCGACACTGCGCGCTGCCTGTACCCAGTACGTCGAAGCGTTCAAGCGCCACTACGCCGGGGATTTTCGGGTGCTCTACGCCTCGAAGGCCTGGAGCAACCTGGCGATCTGCGCCATCGTCCATCGCTGCGGCTTAGGCATTGACGCGGTCTCGGCGGGCGAAGTCCACACGGCCTTGCGGGCGGGGGTACCCGGCGAACTGGTGTACCTGCACGGCAACAACAAATCCGAAGCGGAGATTCTCCTCGCCGCAGAAGTCGGTGCAACGGTGGTGGCCGACAACTGGCTCGATCTCGAGATTTTGAGTGCTATCTCTGCCGAGTGTCCGGTACGGGTGATGGTGCGCGTCGCCCCCGGCATCGACATCCACACCCACGAATACATCCGCACCGGCCACCTCGACAGCAAATTCGGCTTCGATCCGTCCGAACTCGCCGCAGTACTCGCCTACCTGGCGCGCATTCCCAGCCTCAGAGCCGTCGGTCTGCACGCCCATATCGGCTCGCAAAGCTTCGAGCTTGCTCCCCACGGCGATGCCGCCCAACTGCTTTTGGAGTGGTACCCCAAGGCACTGGCCCTTGGCCTGTCGGATTTCAATGAACTGAACGTGGGGGGCGGCCTGGGGATCCGCTACACCGACGACGACGACCCGCCCGCCATCGACGAGTGGGTAGGCACGATCTGCCAGGCAGTGACGCGCACCTGCAATACCTACAATTTACCCCTGCCAAAATTGTTGTGCGAACCGGGCCGCTCGCTGGTAGGCCCCGCCTGCGCCACGGCTTACACCGTCGGTTCCACCAAGACCATACCCAGCATACGTAAATATTTCTCCGTAGATGGCGGCATGTCTGACAATCCCCGGCCCATCACCTATAAAGCGCTCTACACGGCCGTTGTCGCCAACAAGATGCACGATGGACGCCGTGAGAAGGTGACCGTGGCCGGCAAGCACTGCGAGTCTGGGGACGTGCTGCTGCGCGATGTTGAGCTGCCTCCACTCGAGAGGGGAGATTGCCTGGTCGTCTTTAGCACCGGTGCGTACAATTGCAGTATGGCTTCAAACTACAACCGTATCCCTCGTCCAGCGGCGGTGCTTGTCAGTGACGGCGAGGCGACCCTCATCGTCAAGCGTGAGAGCCCGGACGACCTGTTGCGCTGCGACTGTCTACCGGAACGACTGCAGACATGA
- a CDS encoding DUF6391 domain-containing protein, whose translation MTHANDLPRPVTIERDDSPLSALQDLFERIRQVHALEHATIWVLSEQDPDLKLSGFSTDRGFFIYGPVDTGALLRAAHRALERINRGEENLAIHPRCGTNLSVGMLITAGVGLGASLFLPRRPLPQLVALGTAVVAASQLATGLGALAQRHLTTSIPRNLEIAGARTLSDLAGRHSHFVETRYIG comes from the coding sequence ATGACCCACGCCAACGATCTACCCCGGCCGGTGACCATCGAGCGGGACGATTCGCCCCTCAGCGCGCTGCAGGATCTCTTCGAGCGCATCCGTCAGGTGCATGCCCTCGAGCACGCCACCATCTGGGTGCTCTCCGAACAGGATCCCGATCTCAAATTGAGCGGTTTTTCGACCGATCGGGGCTTTTTTATCTATGGCCCGGTCGACACCGGAGCGCTGCTGCGCGCCGCCCACCGCGCCCTGGAGCGCATCAACCGGGGTGAAGAGAACCTGGCTATCCACCCGCGCTGCGGCACCAACCTCTCGGTGGGAATGCTGATTACCGCCGGGGTCGGTTTAGGAGCGAGTTTGTTCTTGCCGCGCCGTCCCCTGCCGCAACTGGTGGCCCTCGGCACCGCAGTGGTGGCAGCCTCCCAACTGGCCACCGGCCTTGGAGCCCTCGCCCAGCGCCACCTCACCACCTCGATTCCCCGCAACCTCGAAATTGCCGGGGCGCGCACGCTCTCCGATCTGGCCGGCCGCCACAGCCACTTCGTCGAGACCCGCTACATCGGCTAA
- a CDS encoding SDR family oxidoreductase: MQGKVVLITGASGGIGSAVARRMAAQGASLALAGRTQASLDALAAECEAAGSPQTLAMATDVTVKEQVDNLYTKVAATFGQLDVVLNAAGLGILKPIQNLSEADLDRQMAVNLKGTFLSCQAAVPLMSQQSGGGHIFNIPGILGQHPMATAAAYCASKYAVVGLTKSMALDLKRAGVKFTLLYLGGVNTPFWDNAGMRVQRDKMLSAETAAEAVAFALALPSPGVPNEIVIQPDSHQFL; this comes from the coding sequence ATGCAGGGCAAGGTGGTTTTGATTACGGGTGCAAGCGGCGGGATCGGTTCGGCGGTAGCGCGCCGGATGGCTGCTCAGGGGGCTTCGCTGGCACTGGCGGGGCGTACTCAGGCTTCGCTCGACGCTCTGGCAGCCGAGTGCGAAGCGGCCGGCAGTCCCCAGACCCTGGCCATGGCCACCGACGTCACCGTCAAAGAGCAGGTGGATAATCTCTACACCAAGGTGGCCGCTACCTTCGGTCAGCTCGACGTTGTGCTCAACGCCGCCGGCCTTGGCATCCTCAAGCCCATTCAGAACCTGAGCGAAGCAGATCTCGACCGGCAGATGGCCGTCAACCTCAAAGGCACCTTCTTGAGTTGCCAGGCGGCGGTGCCCCTGATGAGCCAACAGTCGGGGGGGGGCCACATTTTCAACATTCCGGGCATCCTCGGCCAGCACCCGATGGCGACGGCCGCCGCCTACTGCGCCTCCAAGTACGCCGTCGTCGGCCTCACCAAGTCGATGGCCCTCGATCTCAAGCGCGCGGGCGTCAAATTCACGCTGCTCTACCTGGGTGGGGTGAACACACCCTTCTGGGACAACGCCGGCATGCGCGTTCAGCGCGACAAAATGTTGAGTGCCGAGACCGCTGCCGAGGCTGTCGCCTTTGCCCTCGCCCTCCCCTCCCCCGGTGTTCCCAACGAAATCGTCATCCAGCCCGACAGTCACCAGTTTCTCTAG
- a CDS encoding ADP-ribosylglycohydrolase family protein, with protein MAMVNWHWAVEAGGAYEQVVKLAVSLGNDTDTTACLAGGIAGLQQGIEAIPERWQARLRGGALYRPLLERLLAG; from the coding sequence ATCGCTATGGTGAACTGGCACTGGGCGGTGGAGGCGGGGGGAGCCTATGAGCAGGTGGTGAAGCTTGCCGTCTCGCTAGGTAACGACACCGACACCACCGCCTGTCTGGCGGGTGGGATCGCCGGGCTCCAGCAAGGTATCGAGGCGATCCCCGAGCGCTGGCAGGCGCGTTTGCGCGGCGGAGCGCTCTACAGGCCTTTGCTGGAACGGCTGCTGGCTGGGTAA